The following coding sequences are from one Geothrix sp. window:
- the ilvD gene encoding dihydroxy-acid dehydratase: MTASDQPLNRHSRVITQGAHRAPARAMLKAIGFTDEDLAKPIIGIANTWTEIGPCNYHLRELAERVKAGVRAAGGTPMEFCTVSISDGITMGTEGMKASLVSREVIADSIELVARGNAFDGLVCLSGCDKTNPGVAMALARLDIPGLILYGGSTAPGECDGRDLTVQDVFEAVGAHSSGKLDDAGLKKVEDAACPGAGACGGQFTANTMAASLELIGLSPMGLNGIPAEDPRKGDAAETCGRIIMDLLRSDLRPSAILTRQAFENAIAAVAATGGSTNAVLHYLALAREAGVPLSIDDFDQVSARTPLLADLKPGGRFTAPDLHAAGGIRLVAQRLLEGGKLHGAALTVTGRTVAEELASAQETPGQQVVRPFANPIKASGGLVILKGSLAPEGCVIKVAGHERLHHTGPARVFETEDEAFAAVQEGRIDHGDVLVIRYEGPRGGPGMREMLGVTAALMGAGLGETVALLTDGRFSGATRGLMAGHVAPEAAVGGPIALVREGDTVVFDVPTRRLDLKIPDDELARRRAEWKAPAPRYRTGVFAKYAATVASASEGAITVAQ, encoded by the coding sequence ATGACCGCCAGTGACCAGCCTCTGAACCGCCACAGCCGGGTCATCACCCAGGGCGCCCACCGCGCCCCCGCCCGGGCCATGCTGAAGGCCATCGGCTTCACGGACGAGGATCTGGCCAAGCCCATCATCGGCATCGCGAACACCTGGACCGAAATCGGCCCCTGCAACTACCACCTGCGCGAGCTGGCCGAGCGCGTGAAGGCGGGCGTCCGCGCCGCCGGTGGCACCCCCATGGAGTTCTGCACGGTCTCCATCAGCGACGGCATCACCATGGGCACCGAGGGCATGAAGGCCTCCCTGGTGAGCCGCGAGGTCATCGCGGATTCCATCGAGCTGGTGGCCCGCGGCAACGCCTTCGACGGCCTGGTCTGCCTCTCGGGCTGCGACAAGACCAACCCCGGCGTGGCCATGGCGCTGGCTCGTCTCGATATTCCGGGCCTGATCCTCTACGGGGGATCCACGGCGCCGGGCGAGTGCGATGGCAGGGACCTCACCGTGCAGGACGTCTTCGAGGCGGTAGGCGCCCACAGCTCGGGCAAGCTCGACGATGCGGGCCTGAAGAAGGTGGAGGACGCCGCCTGTCCCGGCGCCGGTGCCTGCGGCGGCCAGTTCACGGCCAACACCATGGCGGCCAGCCTGGAGCTCATCGGCCTCAGCCCCATGGGCCTCAACGGCATCCCGGCGGAGGACCCCCGCAAGGGCGACGCGGCCGAGACCTGTGGCCGCATCATCATGGACCTGCTCCGCAGCGACCTGCGGCCCAGCGCCATCCTCACCCGCCAGGCCTTCGAGAACGCCATCGCCGCCGTGGCCGCCACGGGCGGTTCCACCAACGCGGTGCTGCACTACCTGGCCCTGGCCCGGGAGGCCGGCGTGCCCCTCAGCATCGACGACTTCGACCAGGTCAGCGCCCGCACGCCGCTGTTGGCGGACCTCAAGCCCGGCGGCCGCTTCACGGCGCCCGACCTGCACGCGGCCGGCGGCATCCGCCTGGTGGCCCAGCGCCTGCTGGAGGGCGGCAAGCTCCACGGGGCTGCCCTCACCGTCACCGGGCGCACCGTGGCCGAAGAGCTCGCCTCGGCCCAGGAAACCCCGGGCCAGCAGGTGGTGCGTCCTTTCGCGAACCCCATCAAGGCCAGCGGTGGCCTCGTCATCCTCAAGGGCAGCCTGGCTCCGGAGGGCTGCGTCATCAAGGTGGCCGGCCATGAGCGGCTGCACCACACGGGCCCGGCGCGGGTCTTCGAGACTGAGGACGAGGCCTTCGCCGCTGTCCAGGAAGGGCGCATCGACCATGGCGACGTGCTGGTCATCCGCTACGAGGGCCCCCGCGGCGGGCCTGGCATGCGCGAGATGCTGGGCGTCACCGCGGCCCTCATGGGCGCGGGCCTGGGCGAGACCGTGGCCCTGCTCACGGACGGCCGCTTCTCCGGCGCCACCCGCGGCCTCATGGCGGGCCACGTGGCGCCCGAGGCCGCCGTGGGCGGCCCCATCGCCCTGGTGCGCGAGGGGGACACGGTGGTCTTCGACGTGCCCACGCGGCGCCTGGATCTGAAGATCCCCGACGACGAGCTGGCCCGGCGCCGGGCCGAGTGGAAGGCCCCGGCCCCGCGCTACCGCACCGGCGTCTTCGCCAAGTACGCCGCCACCGTGGCCAGCGCCTCCGAAGGCGCCATCACGGTCGCCCAGTGA
- the ilvB gene encoding biosynthetic-type acetolactate synthase large subunit — translation MSEPGSFTGAQLIWESLIREGVDTVFGYPGGAILPTYDAMTEYTVRHVLVRHEQSAVHMADGYARASGRVGVVVATSGPGATNLVTGLATAMLDSTPLVAITGQVGSALLGTDAFQEVDITGITIPVTKHNYLVTRAEDIVPAIREAFAVARSGRPGPVLVDITKDAQQSRASLDWDAAVPQRHLRHIPPTPRPADLAQALELIRQAKRPVILAGHGIQLSGARAEVIALAERADIPFALTLLGLGAVPATHPLSLGMMGMHGEAWVNRAIQEADLLLAFGMRFDDRVTGKLKEYAPHARKIHIDIDASELNKNVPVDVAIAADLGAVLRALLPEVPVADRSAWLDTIREWRGDSAVRDIKNLPDDGHLYAAHVMHDLWRLTKGEAVVVTDVGQHQMWEAQYYKHDGERSLITSGGAGTMGFALPAAIGAKIARPEAEVWVVAGDGGFQMTFAELMTAVQEGVKVNIAIINNGYLGMVRQWQAMFYEGRYAATPILSPDFVKLAEAFGIPGQRVETRGEVAAAVARAREAQGAALIEFKVEQEDSVYPMVPAGAALHEMIRRPSALAETGSDPV, via the coding sequence ATGTCCGAACCAGGATCCTTCACCGGCGCCCAGCTCATCTGGGAGAGCCTCATCCGCGAGGGCGTGGACACGGTCTTCGGCTATCCCGGCGGGGCCATCCTGCCCACCTACGACGCCATGACTGAGTACACCGTCCGGCACGTGCTGGTGCGCCACGAGCAGAGCGCCGTGCACATGGCGGACGGCTACGCCCGGGCCAGCGGGCGCGTGGGCGTGGTGGTGGCCACCTCGGGCCCCGGCGCCACGAACCTGGTGACGGGCCTGGCCACGGCCATGCTGGACTCCACGCCGCTGGTGGCCATCACCGGGCAGGTGGGCTCGGCACTGCTGGGCACGGACGCCTTCCAGGAAGTGGACATCACGGGCATCACCATCCCCGTCACCAAGCACAACTACCTGGTGACCCGGGCCGAGGACATCGTCCCCGCCATCCGTGAGGCCTTCGCCGTGGCCCGCAGCGGGCGCCCCGGCCCCGTGCTGGTGGACATCACGAAGGACGCCCAGCAGTCCCGCGCCAGCCTGGATTGGGACGCCGCCGTGCCCCAGCGCCACCTGCGCCACATCCCGCCCACGCCGAGGCCGGCCGACCTGGCCCAGGCCCTGGAGCTCATCCGCCAGGCCAAGCGGCCCGTCATCCTCGCCGGCCACGGCATCCAGCTGTCCGGCGCCCGGGCCGAGGTCATCGCCCTCGCCGAGCGCGCCGACATCCCCTTCGCCCTGACCCTGCTGGGCCTGGGCGCCGTGCCCGCCACGCACCCGCTGAGCCTCGGCATGATGGGCATGCACGGCGAGGCCTGGGTGAACCGGGCCATCCAGGAGGCGGACCTCCTGCTGGCCTTCGGCATGCGCTTCGACGACCGCGTGACCGGCAAGCTCAAGGAGTACGCACCCCACGCGAGGAAGATCCACATCGACATCGACGCCAGCGAGCTGAACAAGAACGTGCCCGTGGACGTGGCCATCGCGGCCGACCTGGGCGCCGTGCTGCGGGCCCTGCTGCCCGAGGTACCCGTGGCGGACCGCTCCGCCTGGCTGGACACCATCCGCGAGTGGCGCGGCGATTCCGCCGTGCGCGACATCAAGAACCTGCCGGACGACGGCCACCTCTACGCGGCGCACGTCATGCATGATTTGTGGCGCCTCACCAAGGGCGAAGCCGTGGTGGTGACGGACGTGGGCCAGCACCAGATGTGGGAGGCCCAGTACTACAAGCACGACGGAGAGCGCAGCCTCATCACCAGCGGCGGCGCCGGCACCATGGGCTTCGCCCTGCCCGCGGCCATCGGCGCGAAGATCGCCCGGCCGGAGGCTGAGGTCTGGGTGGTGGCGGGCGATGGTGGCTTCCAGATGACCTTCGCCGAGCTGATGACCGCCGTGCAGGAAGGGGTGAAGGTGAACATCGCCATCATCAACAACGGCTACCTCGGCATGGTCCGCCAGTGGCAGGCCATGTTCTACGAGGGCCGCTATGCCGCCACGCCCATCCTGTCGCCGGACTTCGTGAAACTGGCGGAGGCCTTCGGCATCCCCGGCCAGCGAGTGGAGACCCGCGGCGAGGTGGCCGCGGCCGTGGCCCGGGCCCGGGAGGCCCAGGGCGCGGCCCTCATCGAGTTCAAGGTCGAGCAGGAGGACAGCGTCTATCCCATGGTGCCCGCCGGCGCGGCGCTCCACGAGATGATCCGCCGACCCAGTGCTCTGGCCGAAACCGGTTCGGATCCCGTATGA
- the ilvN gene encoding acetolactate synthase small subunit, whose amino-acid sequence MPHVLVVYTDDEPGVLTRVASLIRRRGFNIHSLTVGPTERAGLSRMTIVVDAEAPTVRQAVEHLRKLVNVLAVEQLGDRPMVVRDLVLVRVAATPEVRSEVLQLAQVFRANVVDIADDSLVIECTGSLAKIDALVDSMRPFGILELGRTGAVAMARGTRTPTPSRAPVPLRTGTGPEAMSV is encoded by the coding sequence ATGCCCCACGTACTCGTGGTCTACACCGACGACGAACCTGGCGTCCTCACCCGCGTGGCCTCGCTGATCCGCCGCCGCGGCTTCAACATCCACTCGCTCACGGTGGGCCCCACGGAGCGGGCCGGCCTGTCCCGCATGACCATCGTGGTGGACGCGGAGGCGCCGACCGTGCGCCAGGCCGTGGAGCACCTGCGCAAGCTCGTGAACGTGCTGGCCGTGGAGCAGCTGGGCGACCGGCCCATGGTTGTCCGCGACCTGGTCCTGGTACGGGTGGCCGCGACTCCCGAGGTGCGCTCGGAGGTGCTGCAGCTGGCCCAGGTCTTCCGCGCCAACGTGGTGGACATCGCCGACGACAGCCTGGTCATCGAGTGCACCGGCAGCCTCGCCAAGATCGATGCCCTGGTCGATTCCATGCGCCCCTTCGGGATCCTCGAACTGGGCCGCACCGGTGCCGTGGCCATGGCCCGCGGCACCCGCACCCCCACGCCCTCCAGGGCCCCCGTGCCCCTCCGCACGGGCACGGGTCCCGAAGCCATGTCCGTCTGA
- the leuB gene encoding 3-isopropylmalate dehydrogenase, translating to MEARITVLPGDGVGPEVTAEAVACLASVAERFGHQFAFQEALIGGAAVDATGDPLPDATLELCRCADAVLLGAVGGPAWDGHARDQRPESGLLRLRKGLGLFANLRPVTVHPALEDASPLKPEVVRGTDLMFVRELSGGLYFGEPRSYSDEAAVNTLPYTRVEIERVARVAFELAGSRRRNLVSVDKANVLETSRLWRQVVNDLAPSYPEVKVQHHYVDSFAMALITRPRDFDVVLTENLFGDILSDEAAVLAGSLGMLPSASLGGSVGLYEPIHGSAPDIAGQDVANPIGTILSAAMLLRHALGLKDEALALEQAVHRVVKSGHGTGDLRGGAKYIHGTRFMGARIREAIRPPRANTPRLVDSAYSFCGSPEGHHSKL from the coding sequence ATGGAAGCCCGCATCACCGTCCTCCCCGGCGACGGCGTGGGGCCCGAGGTCACGGCGGAGGCCGTGGCCTGCCTCGCCAGCGTGGCCGAGCGCTTCGGTCACCAGTTCGCCTTCCAGGAGGCGCTCATCGGCGGGGCCGCTGTGGACGCCACCGGCGATCCCCTGCCGGACGCGACCCTGGAGCTCTGCCGCTGCGCCGATGCCGTGCTGCTCGGTGCCGTGGGCGGACCCGCCTGGGATGGCCACGCCCGCGATCAGCGCCCGGAGTCGGGGCTGCTGCGGCTGCGCAAGGGCCTGGGCCTCTTCGCGAACCTCCGGCCCGTGACCGTCCATCCCGCCCTGGAGGACGCCTCCCCCCTGAAGCCCGAGGTCGTGCGCGGGACCGACCTGATGTTCGTGCGCGAGCTCAGCGGCGGGCTCTACTTCGGTGAGCCCCGGTCCTATTCCGACGAGGCCGCGGTCAACACGCTGCCCTACACCCGCGTCGAGATTGAGCGCGTAGCCAGGGTGGCCTTCGAGCTGGCCGGCTCCCGGCGCCGGAACCTGGTGTCCGTGGACAAGGCCAACGTGCTGGAGACCTCCCGCCTCTGGCGCCAGGTGGTGAACGATCTCGCCCCCAGCTACCCGGAGGTGAAGGTGCAGCACCACTATGTGGACAGCTTCGCCATGGCCCTGATCACCCGGCCCCGGGACTTCGACGTGGTGCTCACCGAGAACCTGTTCGGCGACATCCTCAGCGACGAGGCGGCCGTGCTGGCCGGTTCCCTGGGCATGCTCCCCTCTGCGAGCCTGGGCGGCTCCGTGGGCCTCTACGAACCCATCCACGGCTCCGCACCGGACATCGCCGGCCAGGACGTGGCCAACCCCATCGGCACCATCCTCTCGGCGGCCATGCTGCTCCGCCACGCCCTCGGCCTCAAGGACGAGGCCCTGGCCCTGGAACAGGCTGTGCACCGCGTGGTCAAGTCCGGGCACGGCACCGGCGACCTCCGGGGCGGGGCGAAGTACATCCACGGCACCCGCTTCATGGGCGCCCGCATCCGCGAGGCCATCCGGCCGCCGCGGGCGAACACGCCCCGGCTGGTGGATTCCGCCTACTCCTTCTGCGGATCCCCCGAAGGCCATCACTCGAAGCTCTGA
- the leuC gene encoding 3-isopropylmalate dehydratase large subunit, whose product MSPRTLYDKIWDEHLVAVRSDGTSLLYIDRHLVHEVTSPQAFEGLREAGRPLRRPNAILSVADHNVPTIDREQGIADETCRLQVEALEANVKAYGVPYLPLLDDRQGIVHVVGPEQGFTLPGTTIVCGDSHTSTHGAFGALAFGIGTSEVEHVMATQTLPQRKSKNLRVRFEGTLPPGLGAKDLALALIGKIGTAGGTGHVMEFTGAAVRALSMEGRMTLCNMSIEGGARSGLVAPDETTFAYLKGRSMAPQGALWDQALAHWRTLVSDEGAAFDTDVVLDVSTLAPQVTWGTSPQWVTDIAGRVPDPGQAATEDDRQAMLRALEYMDLRPGTPIADIALQAVFIGSCTNGRIEDLREAAAVARGRKVASGIRALVVPGSGLVKRQAEAEGLDRIFLEAGFEWRQPGCSMCLGMNDDRLAEGVRCASTSNRNFEGRQGRGSRTHLVSPGMAAAAAVTGHFTDVRRLMGA is encoded by the coding sequence ATGAGTCCCCGCACCCTCTACGACAAGATCTGGGACGAACACCTGGTGGCCGTACGCTCGGATGGCACCAGCCTCCTCTACATCGACCGGCATCTGGTCCACGAGGTCACCAGCCCCCAGGCCTTCGAGGGCCTGCGGGAGGCCGGGCGCCCCCTCCGCCGGCCCAATGCAATCCTTTCGGTGGCGGACCACAACGTCCCCACCATCGACCGCGAGCAGGGCATCGCCGACGAGACCTGCCGCCTGCAGGTGGAGGCCCTGGAAGCCAACGTGAAGGCCTACGGCGTGCCCTACCTGCCCCTGCTCGACGACCGCCAGGGCATCGTCCACGTGGTGGGTCCGGAACAGGGCTTCACCCTGCCCGGCACCACCATCGTCTGCGGCGACAGCCATACCAGCACCCACGGCGCCTTCGGGGCCCTGGCCTTCGGCATCGGCACCAGCGAGGTCGAGCACGTGATGGCCACCCAGACGCTGCCGCAGCGCAAATCGAAGAACCTGCGCGTCCGTTTCGAGGGCACCCTGCCCCCGGGCCTCGGCGCCAAGGATCTGGCCCTCGCCCTCATCGGGAAGATCGGCACCGCCGGCGGCACCGGCCACGTCATGGAGTTCACGGGCGCCGCGGTCCGCGCGCTGTCCATGGAAGGCCGCATGACCCTCTGCAACATGAGCATCGAGGGCGGCGCGCGCTCGGGCCTCGTGGCGCCGGACGAGACCACCTTCGCCTACCTCAAAGGGCGCTCCATGGCCCCCCAGGGTGCCCTCTGGGACCAGGCCCTCGCCCACTGGCGCACGCTGGTGTCGGATGAGGGCGCGGCCTTCGACACCGACGTGGTCCTCGACGTCTCGACCCTGGCCCCGCAGGTGACCTGGGGCACCAGCCCCCAGTGGGTGACAGACATCGCCGGACGCGTGCCGGATCCCGGCCAGGCCGCCACGGAAGACGACCGGCAGGCCATGCTCCGGGCCCTCGAATACATGGATCTGCGGCCTGGCACGCCCATCGCGGACATCGCCCTGCAGGCGGTGTTCATCGGCTCCTGCACCAATGGCCGCATCGAGGATCTGCGGGAAGCCGCCGCCGTGGCCCGGGGCCGCAAGGTCGCCTCCGGCATCCGCGCCCTGGTGGTGCCGGGTTCGGGCCTCGTGAAGCGGCAGGCCGAGGCCGAGGGACTGGACCGCATCTTCCTGGAGGCCGGCTTCGAGTGGCGCCAGCCTGGGTGCAGCATGTGCCTGGGCATGAACGACGACCGGCTCGCCGAGGGCGTCCGCTGCGCCAGCACCAGCAACCGCAACTTCGAAGGCCGCCAGGGGCGCGGCAGCCGCACCCACCTGGTGAGCCCCGGCATGGCCGCCGCCGCTGCCGTGACGGGCCACTTCACCGATGTCCGCCGCCTGATGGGAGCCTGA
- a CDS encoding LysR family transcriptional regulator gives MDLGQLETFLVVAREKSFSRAAERLYRTQPAVSLALKRLEEELGETLLDRTTKGGTLTDAGATLLPLAQRMLDLRKQIIDTFGSLKGLQQGRLNIGANESVSEFLLPGVLLAYQQAHPAIRIQAYRQSSERIPAEVLERRLDVGFVSYDPMHPELQSEVILRDHMVLVVPPGHKLARKKEINLEALGRETFVAHNAITPTRNAIIDLFARLGTPLRITMELGSLATIQEFVALGAGLAILPRMTVLEGIRQGRLVEVAVKELQVEKLIRIVTRREEALSHAAKAFLQLIRATDFTRTAPQARRKQP, from the coding sequence ATGGACCTCGGGCAGCTGGAAACCTTCCTGGTGGTGGCGCGGGAGAAGAGCTTCTCGCGGGCCGCGGAGCGCCTGTACCGCACGCAGCCCGCCGTGAGCCTGGCCCTCAAGCGCCTGGAGGAGGAACTGGGCGAGACCCTGCTGGACCGCACCACCAAGGGCGGCACCCTCACGGACGCCGGGGCGACGCTGCTGCCCCTGGCCCAGCGCATGCTCGACCTGCGCAAGCAGATCATCGACACCTTCGGCTCGCTCAAAGGGCTCCAGCAGGGGCGGCTGAACATCGGCGCCAACGAGAGCGTGTCGGAGTTCCTGCTGCCGGGCGTCCTGCTGGCCTACCAGCAGGCCCATCCGGCCATCCGCATCCAGGCCTACCGCCAGAGCTCCGAGCGCATCCCCGCCGAGGTGCTCGAGCGCCGGCTGGACGTGGGCTTCGTCTCCTACGACCCCATGCATCCCGAACTCCAGAGCGAGGTCATCCTCCGCGATCACATGGTGCTCGTGGTGCCCCCGGGGCACAAGCTGGCCCGCAAGAAGGAGATCAACCTGGAGGCGCTGGGCCGCGAGACCTTCGTGGCCCACAACGCCATCACGCCCACCCGCAACGCCATCATCGACCTCTTCGCCCGCCTCGGCACGCCGCTGCGCATCACCATGGAGCTGGGCTCGCTGGCCACCATCCAGGAGTTCGTGGCCCTCGGCGCCGGACTGGCCATCCTGCCGAGGATGACCGTGCTGGAGGGCATCCGGCAGGGCCGCCTGGTGGAGGTCGCCGTCAAGGAGCTCCAGGTCGAGAAGCTCATCCGCATCGTCACCCGCCGGGAGGAGGCCCTGTCCCACGCGGCCAAGGCCTTCCTGCAGCTGATCCGGGCCACCGACTTCACCCGCACGGCCCCGCAAGCCAGGAGGAAGCAGCCATGA
- the leuD gene encoding 3-isopropylmalate dehydratase small subunit produces MEPFTVHTGIAAPLLRANIDTDLIIPKQFLKTLVRSGLGRNLFHEIRYDSDGRERAEFVLNQDRFRQASILLAGPNFGCGSSREHAPWALKDFGIRAVLAPSFADIFYTNCFANGLLPVQLPMEAIEALGAVAAPLTVDLPAQQVRGGGLSFAFDLEPARKAVLLEGLDEIKRTEANLPDIAKYEARRRSEAPWLEIRTS; encoded by the coding sequence ATGGAACCCTTTACCGTCCACACCGGCATCGCCGCCCCGCTTCTCCGCGCCAACATCGACACCGACCTCATCATCCCGAAGCAGTTCCTGAAGACGCTGGTCCGCTCGGGCCTGGGGCGGAACCTCTTCCATGAGATCCGCTACGACTCGGATGGCCGGGAGCGGGCGGAGTTCGTCCTCAACCAGGACCGCTTCCGCCAGGCCTCCATCCTGCTCGCTGGACCGAACTTCGGCTGCGGCTCCAGCCGCGAGCACGCGCCCTGGGCCCTGAAGGATTTCGGCATCCGCGCCGTCCTCGCGCCCAGCTTCGCCGACATCTTCTACACCAACTGCTTCGCCAACGGACTGCTGCCGGTGCAGCTGCCCATGGAGGCCATCGAGGCCCTCGGGGCCGTGGCGGCACCGCTCACCGTGGACCTCCCGGCCCAGCAGGTGCGCGGCGGCGGCCTCAGCTTCGCCTTCGACCTCGAGCCCGCCCGCAAGGCCGTGCTGCTGGAGGGCCTCGACGAGATCAAGCGCACCGAGGCGAACCTGCCGGACATCGCCAAGTACGAGGCCCGCCGACGGTCGGAAGCGCCCTGGCTGGAGATCCGCACCTCCTGA
- the ilvC gene encoding ketol-acid reductoisomerase, which yields MAVIHYEADLDLIRARKVAIIGYGSQGHAHALNLRDSGVNVRVGLHAGSASKAKAEAQGLTVSTPAEAAAWADVIMILTPDTGQGELYQKDIAPNLAPGKTLMFAHGFNIRYGCIEPPKGVDVSLVAPKSPGHRVREVFVEGGGTPGLVAIHQDASGQALALALSYALALGLTRAGVLETTFTEETETDLFGEKAVLCGGASALVKAGFETLVEAGYQPEIAYFECLHELKLIVDLMQRGGLSYMRYSISDTAEYGDYTGGPRIVTDQTKAEMREILKEIQDGRYAKAWIEENKTGRKWFEAQRAADYEHPLEQVGRKLRRMMPFLDPVETAAPTVKP from the coding sequence ATGGCCGTCATCCACTACGAAGCCGACCTCGACCTCATCCGCGCCCGCAAGGTGGCCATCATCGGCTATGGCTCCCAGGGCCACGCCCACGCCCTCAACCTCCGCGACAGCGGCGTCAACGTCCGCGTGGGCCTCCACGCCGGCTCGGCTTCCAAGGCCAAGGCGGAAGCCCAGGGACTGACGGTCTCCACGCCCGCCGAGGCCGCGGCCTGGGCCGACGTGATCATGATCCTCACGCCGGACACGGGGCAGGGGGAGCTCTACCAGAAGGACATCGCCCCGAACCTCGCCCCGGGCAAGACGCTGATGTTCGCCCACGGCTTCAACATCCGCTACGGTTGCATCGAGCCCCCCAAGGGCGTGGACGTGAGCCTGGTGGCGCCCAAGAGCCCCGGCCACCGCGTGCGCGAGGTCTTCGTCGAGGGCGGCGGCACACCAGGTCTGGTGGCCATCCACCAGGATGCCAGCGGTCAGGCCCTGGCCCTGGCCCTCTCCTATGCCCTGGCCCTCGGCCTCACCCGCGCCGGCGTGCTGGAGACCACCTTCACGGAGGAGACCGAGACCGATCTGTTCGGCGAGAAGGCCGTGCTCTGCGGCGGCGCCAGCGCCCTGGTGAAGGCGGGTTTTGAAACGCTCGTGGAAGCGGGCTACCAGCCCGAGATCGCCTACTTCGAGTGCCTCCACGAGCTGAAGCTCATCGTGGACCTCATGCAGCGGGGCGGCCTCAGCTACATGCGCTACAGCATCAGCGACACCGCCGAGTACGGTGACTACACCGGCGGCCCCCGCATCGTCACCGACCAGACCAAGGCCGAGATGAGGGAGATCCTCAAGGAGATCCAGGACGGCCGCTACGCCAAGGCCTGGATCGAGGAGAACAAGACGGGCCGCAAGTGGTTCGAGGCCCAGCGGGCCGCGGATTACGAGCACCCCCTGGAGCAGGTAGGCAGAAAACTCCGCCGCATGATGCCCTTCCTCGATCCTGTGGAAACCGCCGCCCCCACGGTGAAGCCCTGA
- a CDS encoding 2-isopropylmalate synthase, translating to MGTERITIFDTTLRDGEQSPGCSMNLDEKLQMARQLEALGVDVIEAGFPVASEDDFASVQAIARECRKPVIAALCRAIPKDIDRAWEALQEAAHPRIHTFLATSDIHLEYKLQKSRAEALVMIREGVSRAKGHCPDVEFSAEDATRSDWDYLVEVFTVAIEAGATVLNVPDTVGYTVPDEYGRLIGHLKAKVPGIDGVTISVHCHNDLGLAVANSLAAISAGARQVECTVNGIGERAGNAALEEVVMALSVRRDAMPFTTGVNQEAIYRTSQTLANITGNEVQPNKAIVGRNAFAHESGIHQHGMLSHRSTYEIMTPESVGVRQTNLVLGKHSGRHALAKRFEELGYPLGRTELDKAYKLFTKLSDQKKEIFDEDLLAIVRDGLTHIPETFKLRALQATAGTSMFATALVTLLSDEGEATETAMGDGPVNAVFAAVDKLTGLKGRLLDFRIHAITGGADAVGEVFVQVEFEGVTQGGKGASTDIVEASVRAYLNATNKVLFARRAAAPAAAETR from the coding sequence ATGGGCACCGAGCGGATCACCATCTTCGACACCACCCTTCGCGACGGCGAGCAGTCCCCGGGCTGCAGCATGAATCTGGACGAGAAGCTGCAGATGGCCCGCCAGCTGGAGGCCCTGGGGGTGGACGTCATCGAGGCGGGATTCCCCGTGGCCTCGGAGGACGACTTCGCGTCCGTGCAGGCCATCGCCCGCGAGTGCCGGAAGCCCGTCATCGCCGCCCTGTGCCGCGCCATTCCGAAGGACATCGATCGCGCCTGGGAGGCACTCCAGGAAGCGGCCCATCCCCGCATCCACACTTTCCTCGCGACCTCCGACATCCACCTGGAATACAAACTGCAGAAATCGCGGGCCGAGGCGCTGGTGATGATCCGCGAAGGGGTGTCCCGCGCCAAGGGCCACTGCCCCGACGTGGAGTTCTCCGCCGAGGACGCCACCCGCAGCGACTGGGACTACCTCGTGGAGGTATTCACCGTGGCCATCGAGGCCGGGGCCACCGTGCTCAACGTGCCTGATACCGTGGGCTACACCGTGCCCGACGAGTACGGTCGCCTCATCGGCCACCTGAAGGCGAAGGTCCCCGGCATCGACGGCGTCACCATCAGCGTCCACTGCCACAACGACCTGGGGTTGGCGGTGGCCAACTCCCTCGCCGCCATCTCGGCTGGCGCCCGGCAGGTGGAATGCACGGTGAACGGCATCGGCGAGCGGGCCGGCAACGCGGCGCTGGAGGAAGTGGTCATGGCCCTGTCGGTGCGGCGGGACGCCATGCCCTTCACCACCGGCGTGAACCAGGAGGCCATCTACCGCACCAGCCAGACCCTGGCCAACATCACGGGCAACGAGGTCCAGCCCAACAAGGCCATCGTGGGCCGCAACGCCTTCGCCCACGAGAGCGGCATCCACCAGCACGGCATGCTGAGCCACCGCTCCACCTACGAGATCATGACGCCGGAATCGGTGGGCGTGCGCCAGACCAACCTGGTGCTGGGCAAGCACTCGGGCCGGCACGCGCTTGCCAAGCGCTTCGAGGAGCTGGGCTATCCGCTCGGCCGCACCGAGCTGGACAAGGCCTACAAGCTGTTCACGAAGCTCAGCGACCAGAAGAAGGAGATCTTCGACGAGGACCTGCTGGCCATCGTCCGTGACGGCCTCACGCACATTCCCGAGACCTTCAAGCTCCGCGCCCTCCAGGCCACGGCCGGCACCTCCATGTTCGCCACGGCCCTGGTCACCCTCCTTTCCGATGAGGGCGAGGCCACCGAGACCGCCATGGGCGATGGTCCCGTCAACGCGGTGTTCGCGGCCGTGGACAAGCTCACGGGGCTCAAGGGGAGGCTGCTGGATTTCCGCATCCACGCCATCACCGGCGGTGCCGATGCGGTGGGCGAGGTGTTCGTCCAGGTGGAGTTCGAGGGTGTGACCCAGGGCGGGAAGGGGGCCAGCACCGACATCGTCGAGGCCAGCGTCCGGGCCTACCTCAACGCCACGAACAAGGTTCTCTTCGCCCGCCGCGCGGCTGCGCCGGCGGCGGCTGAAACGAGGTGA